From Desmodus rotundus isolate HL8 chromosome 12, HLdesRot8A.1, whole genome shotgun sequence, one genomic window encodes:
- the CYP2S1 gene encoding cytochrome P450 2S1, whose translation MEATGSWALLLVLLLLLIVLPLALSRTRTGSHLPPGPAPLPLLGNLLQLRPGELYSGLLRLSKKYGPVFTVHLGPRRRVVVLVGHQAVQEALGGQAEEFSGRGMLATLDRTFDGHGVFFSNGERWRQLRKFTTLALRDLGMGKQRGEELIQAEARCLVEAFQGTEGQPFDPSLLLAQATSNVVCSLTLGLRFPYEDEEFKAVVQAAGGILLGISSPWGQAYEMFSWILQPLPGPHTQLLRHVGTLAAFAIEQVQRHRGSLDTSGPACDVVDAFLLKMAKEEQDPNTEFTDKNLLMTVIYLLFAGTVTVSATVHYTLLLLLKYPQVQERVREELTRELGAGRAPGLGDRARLPYTDAVLHEAQRLLALVPMGIPRALTKTTCFRGYTLPQGTEVFPLLGSVLHDPSIFEQPEEFNPGRFLDADGRFKKGEAFLPFSLGKRVCLGEGLARAELFLLLTAILQAFSLESPCPPSALSLRPSVSGLFNIPPPFQLQVRPY comes from the exons ATGGAGGCGACTGGCAGCTGGgcgctgctgctggtgctgctgctgctgctgattgtGCTGCCGCTGGCGCTGTCCCGGACCAGGACCGGAAGCCACCTGCCCCCTGGGCCCGCGCCGCTGCCGCTGCTGGGGAACCTCCTGCAGCTCCGGCCGGGGGAGCTGTACTCGGGGCTCTTGCGG ctgaGTAAGAAGTATGGACCAGTGTTCACCGTGCACCTGGGACCCAGGCGGCGTGTGGTGGTCCTGGTTGGGCACCAGGCTGTGCAGGAGGCCCTGGGAGGTCAGGCTGAGGAGTTCAGTGGGCGGGGGATGTTGGCGACGCTGGACCGGACCTTTGACGGCCATG GGGTTTTCTTCTCCAATGGGGAGCGGTGGAGGCAGCTGAGGAAATTCACCACACTGGCTCTGCGGGATCTGGGCATGGGGAAGCAAAGAGGCGAAGAACTGATCCAGGCAGAGGCCCGGTGTCTGGTGGAGGCTTTCCAGGGAACAGAAG GACAGCCATTTGACCCCTCCCTGCTGCTGGCTCAGGCCACCTCCAATGTCGTTTGCTCCCTCACCTTGGGCCTTCGTTTCCCCTATGAGGATGAGGAGTTCAAGGCTGTGGTCCAAGCCGCTGGTGGCATCCTGCTGGGGATCAGCTCTCCATGGGGCCAG gCCTACGAGATGTTCTCCTGGATCCTGCAGCCCCTTCCAGGCCCCCACACCCAGCTCCTCCGCCATGTGGGCACCTTGGCCGCCTTCGCCATTGAGCAGGTGCAGCGGCACCGGGGGAGTCTGGACACCTCAGGCCCTGCATGCGATGTTGTGGATGCCTTTCTGCTGAAGATGGCAAAG GAGGAACAAGATCCAAACACAGAATTCACTGACAAGAACTTGCTGATGACTGTCATTTACCTGCTGTTTGCCGGGACAGTGACGGTCAGCGCCACGGTCCACTAcaccctcctgctcctgctgaAATACCCTCAGGTCCAAG AGCGTGTGCGGGAGGAGCTGACAAGAGAGCTGGGGGCTGGCCGGGCGCCAGGCCTGGGTGACCGAGCTCGCCTCCCATACACTGATGCGGTTCTGCATGAGGCGCAGCGGCTGCTGGCACTGGTGCCCATGGGGATACCCCGCGCTCTCACGAAGACCACCTGCTTCCGAGGGTACACCCTGCCCCAG GGCACTGAGGTCTTCCCCCTCCTGGGCTCTGTCCTGCATGACCCCAGCATTTTCGAGCAGCCTGAGGAGTTTAACCCAGGACGATTTCTGGATGCAGATGGAAGGTTCAAGAAGGGAGAGGCATTCCTGCCCTTCTCCTTAG GTAAGCGTGTCTGCCTCGGGGAGGGCCTGGCTCGAGCGGAGTTGTTCCTCCTTCTCACCGCCATCCTGCAGGCCTTCTCCCTGGAGAGCCCATGTCCGCCCAGTGCCCTGAGCCTCCGGCCATCTGTCAGTGGCCTTTTCAACATCCCTCCACCCTTCCAGCTGCAAGTTCGGCCCTACTAA